A genome region from Hevea brasiliensis isolate MT/VB/25A 57/8 chromosome 7, ASM3005281v1, whole genome shotgun sequence includes the following:
- the LOC110660143 gene encoding protein SIEVE ELEMENT OCCLUSION B-like — MDVMKCVVQFNELSPDIFAKPSVSTAKIDIARAVYWTIYSVVTCGSHIAALVGLTPEMTIATMGRELSELAGKIRSMHTLLQQQLNHCKEELDAYTWLEIIFKRPRRRDNLEILEALFFHVEGDKQIPPLVVGNTKAEDMNLLLVISGSDERAEEIRALAKLFEDLQKKGKFQYQVLWLPVVDKLNEQKFSLLQSLMPWYTVQQPSIIKPGALRYFREVWQFKNQTILVRLDSSGSVPSPFPLDYLWLWGELPGTSEPPSLDDITLDIIIHDLYTVDSFIDFVYVSNSSIIDQINNDDDGFIAGIGRYWEESESWRFWIRLRCIFSTVIIQERKVDIMKDVMTLLSFHGNYRGWTVFGQLRSTQKIAAAP, encoded by the exons ATGGATGTAATGAAATGTGTTGTCCAGTTTAATGAACTATCCCCTGACATTTTTGCAAAACCATCAGTATCAACTGCCAAGATTGATATTGCCAGGGCTGTCTATTGGACAATTTATAGTGTTGTGACCTGCGGCTCCCATATTGCTGCCCTTGTTGGGTTGACACCGGA GATGACCATAGCAACAATGGGACGGGAACTGTCAGAGTTGGCTGGTAAAATCAGGAGTATGCACACACTCCTGCAACAGCAATTAAATCATTGTAAAGAAGAACTTG ACGCTTACACCTGGCTCGAAATCATCTTCAAGAGGCCCCGCCGCCGTGACAATTTGGAGATCCTCGAGGCCTTATTTTTTCATGTTGAAGGTGATAAGCAAATTCCACCCCTTGTAGTTGGCAACACAAAGGCAGAG GACATGAACCTGTTACTGGTCATATCTGGCTCTGATGAAAGGGCAGAAGAGATTAGGGCTCTTGCTAAATTGTTCGAAGACCTGCAAAAGAAGGGAAAGTTTCAATATCAAGTGCTGTGGCTTCCAGTGGTTGACaagttaaatgaacaaaaattttctttGCTGCAATCTCTGATGCCTTGGTACACTGTCCAGCAACCTTCAATTATAAAACCAGGGGCGCTTAGATACTTCAGGGAGGTATGGCAGTTCAAAAATCAGACGATTCTGGTGCGACTAGATTCATCTGGAAGTGTGCCATCCCCTTTTCCACTTGACTACCTGTGGCTGTGGGGAGAATTGCCCGGAACAAGTGAACCACCGAGTTTGGATGACATAACCCTAGATATAATTATTCATGACCTTTATACAGTTGATTCG TTCATAGATTTCGTTTATGTGAGCAATAGCAGTATCATTGATCAGATCAACAATGACGATGACGGTTTCATTGCTGGGATTGGTCGCTACTGGGAAGAATCAGAGAGTTGGCGATTTTGGATCAGATTGAGGTGCATCTTCTCTACTGTAATAATACAGGAGAGGAAAGTTGATATCATGAAAGATGTCATGACTTTGCTTAGCTTCCATGGCAACTATAGAGGATGGACTGTGTTTGGTCAGTTAAGATCAACTCAGAAAATCGCTGCAGCCCCTTGA